The Anaerolineae bacterium genome window below encodes:
- a CDS encoding polyprenyl synthetase family protein has product MTLRPALDRHLPAVDSLLRDILAAPSERFKCLYGMMQYHHGWLDEQLRPVQADAGKRLRPALCLLSCEACGGDADTALPLAAAVELIHSFSLVHDDIQDNSPLRRHRPTVWALWGAAQAINVGDILFAAAYGALLRLRGKVPSDLIVSLAEALQSTCVRICEGQYLDMGFETATDVSWEDYFSMIERKTGVLVSFATWSGATVAGADAERADLLGAFGRELGIGFQIQDDVLGIWGQEEETGKSGSSDIASAKKTLPFLHALRSLPWDQAQELAGLYAATERDENAVRRARALIEASGAREHCQDLATQWYERALQSLRAAAPEPGPGQALEELVEMLAARRS; this is encoded by the coding sequence TTGACCCTGCGCCCGGCGCTCGACCGTCATCTTCCCGCGGTGGACTCGTTGCTGCGCGACATACTAGCTGCCCCGTCAGAGCGCTTCAAGTGCCTCTATGGCATGATGCAGTACCACCACGGCTGGCTGGACGAGCAGTTGCGCCCGGTGCAGGCGGACGCCGGCAAACGCTTACGTCCGGCTCTCTGTCTCCTTAGCTGTGAAGCCTGCGGCGGCGACGCGGATACTGCGCTGCCTCTGGCCGCAGCGGTGGAGCTCATCCACAGCTTCTCTCTCGTCCACGACGACATTCAGGACAACAGCCCGCTCCGCCGACATCGCCCGACGGTGTGGGCCCTGTGGGGGGCCGCCCAGGCGATCAACGTGGGCGACATCCTCTTCGCTGCTGCCTACGGGGCCCTGCTGCGACTGCGGGGGAAGGTACCGTCCGATCTGATCGTATCGCTGGCAGAGGCCCTCCAATCCACTTGTGTGCGCATCTGCGAAGGGCAGTACCTCGACATGGGGTTCGAGACCGCAACCGATGTGTCCTGGGAAGACTACTTCTCCATGATCGAGCGTAAGACGGGCGTCCTGGTCTCCTTCGCCACCTGGTCAGGAGCCACCGTGGCGGGAGCCGACGCCGAGCGAGCGGACCTGTTGGGGGCTTTCGGCAGGGAGCTGGGGATAGGCTTCCAGATCCAGGACGACGTGCTGGGCATCTGGGGTCAGGAGGAGGAGACGGGCAAGTCCGGATCCTCGGATATTGCCTCGGCCAAGAAGACTCTGCCCTTCCTGCACGCCCTTCGGTCGCTCCCCTGGGACCAAGCGCAAGAGCTGGCGGGGCTGTATGCCGCTACCGAGCGCGATGAGAACGCGGTCCGACGCGCCAGGGCGCTCATCGAGGCCTCCGGAGCGCGGGAGCACTGCCAAGACCTAGCCACCCAGTGGTACGAGCGTGCGCTTCAGTCCCTACGGGCGGCAGCTCCCGAACCGGGACCGGGACAGGCACTGGAGGAGCTGGTCGAGATGCTGGCCGCCCGTCGCAGCTAA
- a CDS encoding Gfo/Idh/MocA family oxidoreductase, giving the protein MAVRIGFIGTGGIAQMHLRNLQRLEQAQVVGVFDVDPDRAQAAALMFAEARVYQSYQALLEQGSLDAVYVCLPPFAHERQEIDAAAAGVNLFVEKPIAITIERAREINEAIQRAGVIAAVGYNWRWLDITDRAREILKTTPIALALGYWLGGMPGVPWWRRKDQSGGQIVEQTTHIFDLARYLLGEVEWVHAVGFQGLMSDVQDYSTEDASVVTLKFASGTIATIASTDLLPSGAGKIGLDLIGRDVRVEHANRTLTVYRRGERTTYDALVDPYLVEDQAFVEAVATGDASRLRSTYPDAVKTHLVTMTANRSLETGQVERVPLE; this is encoded by the coding sequence ATGGCAGTTCGCATCGGCTTCATCGGCACGGGCGGCATCGCTCAGATGCACCTGCGCAACCTGCAGCGCCTGGAGCAGGCACAGGTGGTCGGAGTGTTCGACGTGGATCCGGACCGGGCGCAGGCGGCCGCCCTCATGTTTGCCGAGGCTCGAGTCTACCAGAGCTATCAGGCGCTCCTGGAACAGGGCAGCCTGGACGCGGTGTACGTGTGCCTGCCCCCGTTTGCCCACGAACGACAGGAGATAGACGCTGCGGCTGCCGGGGTCAACCTGTTCGTGGAGAAACCCATCGCCATCACCATAGAGCGGGCTCGGGAGATCAACGAGGCCATCCAGCGTGCAGGCGTGATCGCGGCGGTGGGCTACAACTGGCGCTGGCTGGACATCACCGACCGGGCGCGGGAGATACTCAAGACCACCCCTATCGCCTTGGCCTTGGGCTACTGGCTGGGCGGGATGCCCGGCGTCCCCTGGTGGCGCCGCAAGGACCAGTCCGGCGGCCAGATCGTGGAGCAGACGACCCACATCTTCGATCTGGCTCGGTATCTGCTGGGCGAAGTGGAGTGGGTGCACGCAGTCGGCTTCCAAGGGCTGATGAGCGACGTGCAAGACTACTCCACCGAGGATGCTAGCGTGGTGACGCTCAAGTTCGCCTCCGGAACCATCGCCACCATCGCCTCCACCGACTTACTGCCCAGCGGCGCGGGTAAGATCGGACTGGACCTAATCGGCCGGGACGTGCGGGTCGAGCACGCCAACCGCACCCTCACCGTCTACCGGCGGGGCGAACGCACCACTTACGACGCCCTCGTAGACCCCTACCTAGTCGAAGACCAGGCCTTCGTAGAGGCGGTGGCCACCGGCGACGCCTCCCGCCTGCGCTCCACCTACCCCGATGCAGTGAAAACCCACCTGGTGACCATGACCGCTAACCGGTCGCTGGAGACAGGTCAGGTCGAGAGAGTGCCTTTGGAGTAG
- a CDS encoding Cys-tRNA(Pro) deacylase, whose translation MPKPVARREAKPNKTIAMRQLDNLGVPYQASWHRPIHDAETAAQERGIPLSQIVKSLLVLLPGRRYALALVQGDKKLSLHKLGTVLGQKGLEMAPHDHVAIVTGYEPGSVSPFGLKRHLPIVVDQAVMELEQVSISGGRADAAISLTPGDLLRATKATVADITQ comes from the coding sequence ATGCCCAAGCCCGTGGCCCGACGCGAGGCCAAGCCTAACAAGACCATCGCCATGCGTCAGCTGGACAACCTGGGCGTGCCCTACCAGGCCTCCTGGCACCGGCCCATCCACGATGCCGAGACGGCCGCCCAGGAGCGCGGCATCCCCCTGTCGCAGATCGTCAAATCCTTGCTGGTGCTGTTGCCTGGCCGCAGGTACGCTCTGGCTCTGGTGCAGGGCGACAAGAAACTCAGCCTGCACAAGCTAGGGACAGTGCTGGGGCAGAAAGGGCTGGAGATGGCTCCCCACGACCACGTGGCGATAGTGACCGGTTACGAGCCAGGCTCAGTCAGTCCATTCGGGCTCAAGCGTCACCTACCCATTGTGGTGGATCAGGCAGTAATGGAGCTGGAGCAGGTGAGCATCAGCGGAGGCCGCGCCGATGCCGCAATCAGTCTCACACCGGGGGATCTGCTCCGCGCCACAAAGGCGACCGTAGCTGACATCACGCAGTGA
- the relA gene encoding GTP diphosphokinase: MVAETALVRSQQAVTQEVQGLPRSLRDRIPETEQPAVARAYSFASAAHQGQTRASGEPFIQHSLAVAEILADLRLDTRTIIAGLLHDVVEDTGVSLEDVRREFGDEVAALVDGVTKLSHIDLMGRLQEGIQADARAESLRKMFLAMVDDVRVVLIKLADRLHNMRTLGAMPEDKRRRTAQETLEIFAPLANRLGIWQMKWELEDLSLRHLDPEGYRQLARDLEERRQDRDTEIQQIVALLRERLHQQGIEAEVTGRAKHIYSIYKKMQRKDLDFDHVYDVRGVRIIVDTVQDCYAALGVVHSLWRPIHGTFDDFIATPKDNMYQSLHSAVVGPGGKPLEVQIRTWDMHRTAEYGIAAHWRYKEPGARRDVIFENKIAWLRQLMEWRQDVTDARDFLDSVKTDVFRDRVYVFTPKGDIIDLPAGATPIDFAYHVHTDVGHRCRGAKVNGQLVGLDYNLKSGDQVEILTAKRGGPSRDWLNADLGYVRTARARQKIRAWFKRQDREQNISLGRDMLERELKRLGYQGSLDQVAAALGYESVDDLHAAIGYGDLNTQQVATRLLETEERPPVEEPLQDVQAPAAVSEIHVRGVGSILTSLAKCCRPVPGDDIIGYVTRGRGVTVHRRDCPNILNSSEPERMIEVEWGGGDDEHRYPVSVHIRAWDRGGLLRDIAAVVADEDINMSAANVVTHKKENMATITATLEIRNMAQLSRTLARLEHLPNVLEARRLVG; encoded by the coding sequence ATGGTTGCCGAAACGGCGCTGGTGCGGTCGCAGCAAGCTGTGACCCAGGAAGTGCAAGGGCTGCCCCGCTCCTTGCGAGATAGGATCCCGGAGACGGAGCAACCCGCGGTGGCGCGGGCTTACTCCTTTGCCTCCGCGGCGCATCAGGGCCAGACCCGAGCTTCAGGAGAGCCGTTCATCCAGCACTCTCTGGCGGTGGCCGAGATCCTGGCGGACTTGCGGCTGGACACGCGTACCATCATCGCTGGCCTTCTGCACGACGTGGTGGAGGACACCGGAGTCTCGCTGGAGGATGTGCGGCGGGAGTTCGGCGACGAAGTCGCGGCTTTGGTCGATGGAGTGACCAAGCTGAGCCACATAGACCTGATGGGCCGACTGCAGGAAGGGATTCAGGCGGACGCGAGGGCGGAGAGCCTGCGCAAGATGTTCCTCGCCATGGTGGACGATGTGCGGGTGGTCCTCATCAAGCTGGCGGACCGGCTTCACAACATGCGCACCCTGGGCGCCATGCCGGAGGACAAGCGTAGACGGACCGCTCAGGAGACCCTGGAGATCTTCGCTCCCCTGGCCAACCGTCTGGGCATCTGGCAGATGAAGTGGGAGCTGGAGGATCTGTCCCTGCGTCATCTGGACCCGGAGGGGTATCGGCAATTGGCCCGCGACCTGGAGGAACGGCGCCAGGACCGGGACACCGAGATCCAGCAGATTGTTGCCCTGTTGCGGGAGCGCCTGCACCAACAAGGCATCGAGGCCGAGGTCACCGGGCGCGCGAAGCATATCTACAGCATCTACAAGAAGATGCAGCGCAAGGACCTGGACTTCGACCACGTCTACGACGTCCGCGGCGTGCGCATAATAGTGGACACGGTCCAGGACTGCTACGCTGCCCTAGGGGTGGTCCACTCGCTCTGGCGTCCCATTCATGGCACCTTCGATGACTTCATCGCCACGCCCAAGGACAACATGTACCAGTCCCTCCATAGCGCTGTGGTGGGTCCGGGGGGCAAGCCGCTCGAGGTGCAGATCCGTACCTGGGACATGCACCGGACCGCCGAGTACGGCATCGCCGCTCACTGGCGCTACAAGGAGCCAGGCGCCCGTCGCGACGTGATCTTCGAGAACAAGATCGCCTGGCTGCGGCAGCTCATGGAGTGGCGCCAGGACGTCACCGACGCGCGGGACTTCCTCGATAGCGTCAAGACAGACGTCTTCCGCGATCGAGTGTACGTCTTCACGCCCAAGGGCGACATCATCGACCTTCCCGCCGGTGCCACGCCCATAGACTTCGCCTATCACGTGCACACCGACGTGGGCCATCGTTGCCGAGGGGCGAAGGTCAACGGGCAACTGGTAGGACTCGACTATAACCTGAAGAGCGGCGACCAAGTCGAGATACTTACGGCCAAGCGGGGCGGTCCCAGCCGGGACTGGCTCAACGCCGACCTGGGCTACGTGCGTACTGCCCGAGCCCGGCAGAAGATACGCGCCTGGTTCAAGCGCCAGGATCGGGAGCAGAATATCTCCCTCGGCCGGGACATGCTGGAGCGTGAGCTGAAGCGCCTCGGATACCAGGGGAGCCTGGATCAGGTGGCGGCGGCGCTGGGCTATGAGTCGGTGGACGACCTACACGCAGCCATCGGCTACGGCGACCTGAACACGCAGCAGGTGGCCACCCGGCTGCTGGAGACGGAGGAGAGGCCGCCGGTCGAGGAGCCCTTACAGGACGTGCAGGCGCCGGCGGCTGTGTCCGAGATCCACGTGCGCGGGGTGGGCAGCATACTCACTAGCCTGGCCAAGTGCTGCCGGCCCGTGCCCGGAGACGACATAATCGGATACGTGACTCGTGGCCGCGGGGTAACGGTGCACCGGCGCGACTGCCCCAACATCCTCAATAGCAGCGAGCCGGAGCGGATGATCGAGGTGGAGTGGGGCGGAGGCGATGACGAGCACCGCTACCCGGTGTCGGTGCACATTCGCGCCTGGGATCGGGGCGGCCTCTTGAGGGATATCGCGGCCGTGGTGGCGGACGAAGACATCAACATGAGCGCCGCCAACGTGGTGACCCACAAGAAGGAGAACATGGCCACCATCACGGCCACGCTGGAGATCCGCAACATGGCCCAGCTGAGCCGCACCCTGGCCCGTCTGGAGCACCTCCCCAATGTGCTGGAGGCGAGGCGGCTGGTAGGATGA